The DNA sequence TATCGCGAGCAGCCGGACTTCGTTCGCCCGGAAAGCCGCCGCAACGAAGTCGTTCGCTTCGTCGAAGGCGGGCTGCGCGATCTTTCCGTCAGCCGCACGAGCTTCGACTGGGGCGTGAAGGTCCCGGGTGCCGAAGATCATGTGATGTATGTCTGGGTGGACGCGCTCACCAACTATCTGTCCGGCCTCGGCTATCCAGAGCAGACCGAGGATTTCGCCAAGTTCTGGCCGGCTGACGTACATCTGATCGGCAAGGACATCGTGCGGTTCCATGCCGTGTATTGGCCCGCATTCCTGATGAGCGCAGGCATCGCGCTGCCGAAGTCCGTTTTTGCCCATGGCTTCCTGCTCAACCGTGGGCAGAAGGAGTCGAAGTCCGTCGGCAATGTGACCGATCCGGGCCAACTCGCCGATCGCTATGGTGTGGATGTGCTGCGCTATTTCCTGTTGCGCGAATTCAGCTTCGGGCAGGATGGTAGCTGGTCTGCCGAAGCGATTGTAAACCGGGCGAATTCCGAGCTGGCCAACAGCTTCGGAAATCTCGCGCAACGGGTCATGAGCTTCATCGCTAAGAACTGCGGCGGAGCCTTTGCTGCAAGCGCACCTGTACAGGATGCCGATCGCGCGCTGCGCGACAAGGTCAGCCTCGCTTGTGCCGTGGAACTGCCGCAGGCGTTCGACCGGCTCGCCTTCGCTGCTGGCCTGGAAGCATGGATGCAGGCGGTGTTCGCCTGCAATGCCTATGTCGACGAACAGGCGCCCTGGGCGCTGCGAAAGACCGATCCCGAACGCATGGAGCGCGTGCTGGCAACGCTGGTCGGCTGCATCCGCGATCTGGCGATCGCGATCAGCCCGGTGACGCCGGTGGCGGCCGCCAAAATCCTCGACGCGCTCTGCGTTCCGGAAGATGGCCGCAATTTCGCGGCACTCTCCTGTGATCCCGCGCTGGAAGCCGTCCGGGTGGAGACTCCCAGCCCCGCCTTTCCGCGCCTGGAATTGCCGGCGGAGGAGGCAGCCTGATGCTGGTGGATAGCCATTGCCATCTCAACTACAAAGGGCTGGTGGAGGAACAGGGCGAAGTGCTGGCCCGCGCGCGGGGGGCGGGGGTTGATGCCTTCCTCAACATCTCTACGCGGCAGAGCGAATGGCCGGATGTGATCGCCACAGCCGAACGCGAACCCGATGTCTGGGCCAGTGTTGGCATTCATCCGCATGAGGCCGATCAGCACGCGGATCTCGGTGAAGGAGCGCTGCTCGAAGCAACGGCACACCCGCGAGTGGTCGCGATAGGGGAAACAGGGCTCGACTATTATTACGACAAGTCGGAAAGAGACATCCAGAAGGCGCTGTTTCGCCGCCATATTTCTGTCGCACGGGAAACCGGCCTGCCTCTGATCATCCACACGCGGGATGCGGAAGAAGACACTGTCGAAATCCTTGCGGAGGAGATGGGAAAGGGGGCCTTTCCCGCGCTGATCCACTGTTTCACGGCAACGGCGGGGTTCGGGCGCCGGGTGCTGGAGCTCGGCCTCACGATTTCGCTGTCCGGGATTATCACCTTCAAGAACGCCCGCGAACTGCAGGAATTCGCCCCGGAAATTCCGCAGGATCGCCTGCTGGTGGAAACCGACAGCCCGTTTCTTGCGCCGGTGCCGTTTCGCGGCCGCACCTGCGAACCCGCTTATGTGCGCAACACCGCCGAATTCGTCGCCGGCCTGCGCGGCGAGAGCCTGGACCAGCTGGCGGCCTACACCACGAGGAATTTCCGCGCGCTGTTCAGCAAGGTTTCGACGTGAAGCTGCTGATGCTCGGTTCCGGCACCTCGACCGGAGTGCCGCGCATCGGCAACGACTGGGGCGAGTGCGATCCGAAGGAGCCGAAGAACCGGCGGAGCCGCGTTTCCATCATCGTCCAGAATGATGACGGCAAGCGGCTGCTCGTCGACACGCCCCCGGATCTCCGGAACCAGTTGCTGGCGCAGGACATCGGCGCCGTCGACGCGGTCTTCTGGACCCATGACCATGCGGACCATTGCCACGGCCTGGACGATCTGCGGCCAATGCGATTTGGCCGCAGCGCGCCGCTGCCGGGATTTGGCTCGACGGCGACGGTGCAGCGGCTGCGCCAGCGCTTCGGCTATGTGTTCGCGGGCCGTTATGGCTATCCGACCATCGTTCAGCTTGAGACGTTGGACGTGGTGCGCATCATCGCAGGCTTCGCAATCGGTTCGGTGGAAATGCCGCATGGTCCGATCTGCAGCACCGGCTACCGGTTCGAAGCAGACGAAAAATCAATCGCTTACGCCACGGACTTCAACGATATCACTGATGACATGCTGGCGCTGTTCCGGGGTGTTGATCTGCTGATTACCGATTGCTTGCGGCGCGAGCCGCACCCGACGCATGCCTGCCTGGCCATGGCGCTAGAACTGGCCGAGCGCAGCCAGGCGCGCAAGACGGTGCTAACGCATCTCGACAAGAGCATGGACTATGCGACGCTATCCATGGAAGTGCCGCCCAACGTGCTGGTCGGCTACGACGGGTTGGAACTCGAGGCATGAGCCAAATGGGCCTGATCTCGATCGTGGCCTTGTTGGGTTGGCTCGTGCTTGCGCTCAGCGCCTATCGTTCGCATCGGGTAAGTGGCCGGAAAACTCTGGTGATGGCCGCGACGTGGGGCGCAATCTTCCTGCTGTTGGCCGGAATGATTGCAGCCGTGGGAGTGTAATGAGCCCGCCGCCTCCATACACAGAATTTAACATAATATATATTATCAGTCTTGCGTCATGTAAGCGCCAGCTTCAGATGAAACGGTTCGCCCAGTTCAAATGAGACTCGCCTCATCTCCCGCCGCTTGGGGCGCCAGTTATGGATGGAGGCTTACAATGGGATCCGACGAAGCCGTTGACATCGAGATCGATGTAAAAATCATACGACCCAATGTTGTCGGGTTCATGCCTCGCAGGCTCGATGCCGCGCTTCGCGACAAGCTGCTCGACATCAGCGCGCGGATGCGGCGTTGGCCTGGGCAAGCAGTTTGAAGCGCCCCGCTTCCCGCAGGCGGTCGACCACGAGTAATGCGCCTTCGTAGGTCAGATGCCCATAGTCGAACTGCGTAGGCACGCCCGACCGCGTCTGCGTGACGCAGTTCCGCGCGTCGCACATTGCCTGCAGTACCGAGACGTATCGCACATTATCCCCCGCGGCGCCGACCGCGGCCTCCATCGCGCGGTCAATCCGCTTCAGCCGCTCCAACTCGCGCACGTCGGCGACCAGATGCTTCTCGCCACGCGTTTCGGCGAGCGCAAGTAGGCGCGGTAGCGGCATCGCATACTCGACCGGGCGTCCGACGACGTAGACGCGCTCGGTACGCCGCTTCAGATAACGCACCGTGCGCACCAGGTCCCCCACCTCCTCCTCGCGCCAGCGCCCCGCGAGGATCACAGCCGCGAATTGCCGCTGGCGCACCAGCTGTTTCAGCCCCATGCCGATCAGGTCTACGCAGCGGTCGGCGCCCTCGGCGGCAAGCAGCGGGCGGCACCCTGTGGCTGTCACCTGCGCGATCTGCAGCTTGGGAAAGTTCGCGTGAAGCGCCTGATAATATTGCGCGGCATAGCTGTCGCCGATCAGCAGCACCTGCTCGTGCCCCGGCATCGGCGGCGGGACGCAGCGAAACGCGTCGAAGTCGTCATCCTCCTTGTCGGCCTCAGCGTTGATGAGGCAGCTGCCGGCGCGAAACCGCGTCTGGGCATCATAGTCGAGATAGGCGATCAGCCGACTCGCGCTCTGCTCCTTTTTGTCGGCGTGGACCCCACTCGAAAGGAGCACGACC is a window from the Altererythrobacter sp. B11 genome containing:
- the metG gene encoding methionine--tRNA ligase; protein product: MAEPYYITTAIHYPNGKPHLGHAYETIAADVMARFQRLRGREVRFQTGTDEHGLKMAQKARDLGIPPRQLADEMSSFFRELFDKLNISYDRFFRTSEESHHRASQAIWKAMEANGDLYLDRYEGWYSIRDEAYYDESELVAGEGGEKLSPQGTPVEWTVEESWFFRLSRYQQPLLDLYREQPDFVRPESRRNEVVRFVEGGLRDLSVSRTSFDWGVKVPGAEDHVMYVWVDALTNYLSGLGYPEQTEDFAKFWPADVHLIGKDIVRFHAVYWPAFLMSAGIALPKSVFAHGFLLNRGQKESKSVGNVTDPGQLADRYGVDVLRYFLLREFSFGQDGSWSAEAIVNRANSELANSFGNLAQRVMSFIAKNCGGAFAASAPVQDADRALRDKVSLACAVELPQAFDRLAFAAGLEAWMQAVFACNAYVDEQAPWALRKTDPERMERVLATLVGCIRDLAIAISPVTPVAAAKILDALCVPEDGRNFAALSCDPALEAVRVETPSPAFPRLELPAEEAA
- a CDS encoding MBL fold metallo-hydrolase; the protein is MKLLMLGSGTSTGVPRIGNDWGECDPKEPKNRRSRVSIIVQNDDGKRLLVDTPPDLRNQLLAQDIGAVDAVFWTHDHADHCHGLDDLRPMRFGRSAPLPGFGSTATVQRLRQRFGYVFAGRYGYPTIVQLETLDVVRIIAGFAIGSVEMPHGPICSTGYRFEADEKSIAYATDFNDITDDMLALFRGVDLLITDCLRREPHPTHACLAMALELAERSQARKTVLTHLDKSMDYATLSMEVPPNVLVGYDGLELEA
- a CDS encoding TatD family hydrolase; this encodes MLVDSHCHLNYKGLVEEQGEVLARARGAGVDAFLNISTRQSEWPDVIATAEREPDVWASVGIHPHEADQHADLGEGALLEATAHPRVVAIGETGLDYYYDKSERDIQKALFRRHISVARETGLPLIIHTRDAEEDTVEILAEEMGKGAFPALIHCFTATAGFGRRVLELGLTISLSGIITFKNARELQEFAPEIPQDRLLVETDSPFLAPVPFRGRTCEPAYVRNTAEFVAGLRGESLDQLAAYTTRNFRALFSKVST